A window of the Candida orthopsilosis Co 90-125, chromosome 1 draft sequence genome harbors these coding sequences:
- a CDS encoding Tpo3 protein (possible role in polyamine transport): MSTSSDNRSKVAAEDNSDISTNSSDEFVVHNLADVTSINSDPEKNLGLSRTETKKDLELLGVSSERPPPSITAPPVEDPIFPEEYGLETTTGLVRVKTLESLGRTKSHKSEIKDDTEFVTFTIGDPENPHNWPMAIKWLYTFLLSMLVISAAYGSSCLSGGLFTINDKYGVSTEVSTLTVSLMVLGFCVGPLLWAPLSEQIGRRPVYFISFGLYTVLNIPCALSPNIGGLLAARFFCGVCAASALTNVGASLVDMHNETRGVAIAFFSFCPYSGPVFGGLVNGFISIGTNRFDIMVWVNMAFAGVMWIIVSLIPETYPPVILKQRAKRLRKETGNMNIMTEQEATPLSFMEMVNTNLLLPLKFTVTEPILDLVCGFVALIYALLYAFFFAYPYIFNKLYGFKDNKIGLMFVPILIGAGFALTTTPYIEKKYKEMSKRRKPEPEDRLIGAMIGAPFPCIALFILGATSYKHIIWVGPASSGIAFGYGMVLIYYSLNNYIIDTYAKYAASALATKVFLRSAGGAAFPLFITYMYEGLGLQWASWLLAFVCLAMILVPFGFYKYGGALRKKWCKEDYTMHLD, translated from the coding sequence ATGTCCACTTCATCAGATAATCGAAGTAAAGTTGCCGCGGAGGACAACAGCGATATATCTACTAATAGCAGTGATGAATTCGTCGTTCATAACTTAGCTGATGTTACTTCCATAAATTCAGACCCAGAAAAGAATTTGGGGCTATCGCGGACGGAGACAAAgaaagatttggaattgcTTGGTGTTTCTAGCGAGAGACCACCTCCATCAATTACAGCACCACCAGTTGAAGATCCTATTTTCCCAGAAGAGTATGGTTTAGAAACAACTACTGGGCTAGTTAGAGTCAAAACTTTGGAAAGTTTAGGAAGAACAAAATCGCACAAGAGTGAAATCAAGGATGACACTGAGTTCGTCACTTTTACCATTGGCGACCCTGAAAACCCTCACAATTGGCCAATGGCCATTAAATGGCTCTACACTTTTTTGCTTTCCATGTTGGTTATCAGCGCTGCTTATGGATCTTCTTGTTTGTCAGGTGGTCTATTCACAATCAATGATAAATACGGTGTATCGACAGAAGTTTCCACATTGACAGTTTCATTGATGGTGTTGGGTTTCTGTGTTGGCCCTTTACTTTGGGCCCCATTATCAGaacaaattggaagaagacCGGTTTATTTTATCAGTTTTGGTCTCTACACAGTGCTCAATATCCCATGCGCATTGTCTCCAAATATTGGTGGTTTATTGGCTGCTCGTTTTTTTTGTGGTGTTTGTGCAGCTAGTGCATTGACTAACGTTGGTGCCAGTTTGGTCGACATGCACAATGAGACTCGTGGTGTGGCAATTGCATTTTTCAGTTTTTGTCCATATAGTGGTCCAGTCTTTGGAGGTCTTGTTAACGGTTTCATCAGTATAGGTACAAACAGATTTGATATCATGGTTTGGGTTAACATGGCCTTTGCTGGTGTTATGTGGATTATTGTTTCGCTAATTCCGGAGACATATCCTCCAgtcattttgaaacaaagagCCAAGAGGTTGAGAAAGGAAACCGGAAACATGAACATAATGACAGAACAAGAAGCTACACCCTTGTCATTTATGGAGATGGTTAACACCAACTTGCTTCTTCCATTGAAATTTACCGTCACTGAGCCCATCTTGGACCTCGTCTGTGGTTTCGTTGCTTTGATTTACGCATTGTTATACGCATTCTTCTTTGCATACCCATacatattcaacaaattataCGGATTCAAAGATAACAAGATTGGCCTTATGTTTGTTCCTATCTTGATTGGAGCTGGATTTGCATTGACAACAACACCATATATCGAGAAGAAATACAAGGAAATGAGCAAAAGGAGGAAACCAGAACCAGAGGATAGACTAATTGGGGCAATGATTGGAGCTCCTTTCCCCTGCATTGCTTTATTCATCTTGGGGGCTACCTCATACAAACATATCATCTGGGTTGGTCCTGCTTCATCCGGTATTGCATTTGGTTACGGAATGGTGTTAATTTACTACTCATTGAATAACTACATTATTGATACGTATGCAAAATATGCAGCTTCCGCATTAGCAACAAAAGTGTTCCTTAGATCTGCTGGTGGTGCTGCTTTCCCGTTGTTTATCACCTACATGTATGAGGGATTGGGTTTACAATGGGCCAGTTGGTTATTGGCATTTGTCTGTTTGGCCATGATTTTAGTTCCATTCGGCTTTTACAAATATGGAGGTGCCTTGAGGAAAAAGTGGTGTAAAGAAGACTACACTATGCATTTAGATTAG
- a CDS encoding Sec24 protein (protein with a possible role in ER to transport): MSGRRRAYPQPQYAAGAPGGAAVPPTFGQPPQPQIQQPINGQQQQQPYGADQLQNQFQQLNVGSTAPGYQQPGADQFQATPQLSYDPYQPQPQAGVYGQGMGGVPPAAATTAGGASGYGGSYGQPNNIAAGIQYNALYTTDLSRDLPPPIAELSFQPPPITLPDTTTLIPGSKTANATPEYFRSTLNVVPNSGSLLKKSKLPLAIVVKPYNALKIEDENVPVTCDTTISRCRRCRGYINPFVTLAENGRRWRCNFCNLLNDIPSAFDYDEISGQVRNKFDRVELNHAVVEFIAPKEYMARAPQPIVYVFIIDVSVHAVQSGLTGTITRTILESLDRIPNVNKTARVAFIGVDSNLHYIKFNEGLEGTEVLVVADIDEPFLPSPSGLLVNLDENREPIEKLLLDFPSFFESTTNQGFALGPALKAGHKLISNVGGKLVCFGATLPNVGEGKLSLRDEASVAGKAKEAKALLTPADSFYKSFAVTCNSSQVTVDLFLTSAGYQDVATLSNLPRYTAGQTHFYPAWTSNKYEDVAKLSKEVADHLSQDIALEAVLRVRGSTGMRMSSFYGNFFNRSSDLCSFPTFPRDQSYLIEIAIEETINKPIVYFQAAVLHSTSFGERRIRVMNLALPTSSKLVDVYASADQLAITNYFTHKTIEKALSSSLPEARDFITSKVVDILNIYRKELVAGNVSGASPLQISTNLRMLPLLLLCLTKNLAFRSDRVPSDHRAAALNNLGSLPIPHLIKSIYPTVYSLHNMPDACGLADEEYDIDVVLPEPINDTKTSWENYGLYLIDNGSELFLWVSGNVVPGLINDVFGTQNLYDITTGKTELPEYTVEESEFNYRVRQIIGKIREQKDSVIWKNLYVVVGASSNEPIEISQQRDLMALRMWASSCLVEDKTGSEPSYRDFLTSLKTKVQ; the protein is encoded by the coding sequence ATGTCAGGTAGAAGAAGAGCATATCCACAGCCACAGTATGCAGCTGGTGCTCCGGGAGGTGCTGCAGTCCCACCTACTTTTGGTCAACCCCCACAACCCCAAATCCAACAACCAATCAACggacaacaacaacaacaaccataCGGCGCTGAtcagttgcaaaatcaattccaacaattgaatgttGGTTCCACTGCTCCCGGTTACCAACAACCAGGAGctgatcaatttcaagcTACTCCACAACTTAGCTACGATCCATACCAACCTCAACCTCAAGCTGGTGTTTATGGACAAGGTATGGGGGGTGTTCCACCAGCGGCAGCAACCACGGCGGGTGGTGCATCAGGTTATGGCGGTTCATATGGACAACCAAACAATATTGCTGCTGGTATACAGTACAATGCATTATACACTACTGATTTATCCCGTGATTTGCCTCCTCCTATTGCTGAGTTGTCATTTCAACCCCCACCAATTACACTACCAGATACGACCACCTTGATTCCAGGTTCCAAAACTGCTAACGCTACTCCAGAATACTTTAGATCCACATTAAATGTTGTTCCTAACAGTGGATCGCTTTTGAAGAAGTCAAAATTACCATTGGCCATTGTTGTCAAGCCTTATAATGCGTTGAAAATTGAGGACGAAAATGTTCCTGTAACCTGTGACACGACTATAAGTAGATGTCGTCGTTGTCGTGGTTACATAAATCCATTTGTAACATTAGCAGAGAATGGAAGGCGTTGGAGGTGTAACTTTTGTAACTTGCTCAATGATATTCCAAGTGCTTTTGACTACGACGAGATTAGTGGACAAGTGAGAAACAAGTTTGATAGAGTTGAATTGAACCAtgcagttgttgaatttattgcACCAAAGGAATATATGGCTAGAGCTCCGCAACCAATTGTTTATGTCTTTATCATTGACGTTTCTGTACATGCAGTTCAAAGTGGATTAACCGGCACCATTACCAGAACTATCCTTGAAAGTTTAGATCGAATTCCTAATGTTAACAAGACCGCTAGGGTTGCATTCATTGGAGTTGACTCCAACTTGCATtacatcaaattcaatgaaggTTTGGAAGGGACAGAAGTGTTGGTAGTTGCCGACATCGACGAACCATTCTTGCCCTCTCCAAGTGGATTATTGGTCAACTTGGATGAAAATAGAGAACCcattgaaaagttgttgcTCGACTTTCCCTCCTTCTTTGAAAGCACTACAAACCAAGGATTTGCTCTTGGACCTGCATTGAAGGCGGGTCACAAGTTGATCAGCAATGTTGGTGGTAAATTGGTATGTTTTGGTGCTACTTTGCCCAATGTTGGTGAAGGCAAATTGAGTTTGAGAGATGAGGCTAGCGTTGCTGGTAAGGCTAAAGAAGCAAAGGCGTTGTTGACTCCTGCAGATAGCTTTTACAAGTCTTTTGCAGTAACTTGTAACTCATCGCAAGTGActgttgatttgtttttgacaTCTGCCGGGTACCAAGATGTGGCTACTTTGTCTAACTTGCCTAGATACACCGCGGGTCAAACACACTTTTACCCAGCATGGACAAGTAACAAGTATGAAGATGTTGccaaattgtcaaaagaAGTGGCTGATCATTTATCTCAAGATATTGCATTGGAGGCAGTGTTGAGAGTCAGAGGATCTACTGGAATGAGAATGTCATCGTTTTATGGtaactttttcaacagaTCTTCAGATTTGTGTTCTTTCCCAACTTTCCCCAGAGATCAATCGTACcttattgaaattgctaTTGAAGAGACTATAAATAAGCCAATTGTTTACTTTCAAGCTGCTGTCTTGCACTCAACTTCATTCGGTGAAAGAAGAATCAGAGTTATGAATTTAGCCTTGCCAACGTCATCCAAGTTGGTAGATGTATATGCATCTGCTGATCAATTAGCCATAACAAATTATTTTACTCATAAAACCATAGAGAAGGCATTGTCTTCATCATTACCCGAAGCAAGAGACTTTATCACCTCCAAGGTAGTGGATATATTGAATATATACagaaaagaattggttGCTGGCAATGTATCAGGTGCTTCACCATTACAGATCTCAACCAACTTAAGAATGTTGccattattattgttgtgCTTGACCAAGAACTTAGCATTCAGAAGCGATCGTGTCCCCTCCGATCACAGAGCTGCTGCTTTGAATAACTTGGGTTCCTTACCTATTCctcatttgataaagtcCATCTATCCTACTGTATACTCATTACACAATATGCCAGATGCATGTGGTTTGgctgatgaagaatatgATATCGATGTCGTATTGCCCGAGCCAATCAATGATACAAAGACTTCTTGGGAGAACTACGGATTGTATTTAATTGACAATGGAAGTGAGTTGTTCCTCTGGGTTTCGGGAAACGTTGTGCCCGGTTTAATTAACGACGTATTTGGTACTCAAAACTTGTACGACATTACAACAGGAAAAACTGAGTTGCCAGAATACACAGTCGAGGAGAGTGAGTTCAACTACAGAGTTCGCCAAATCATTGGTAAAATCAGGGAGCAAAAGGACTCTGTCATTTGGAAGAATTTGTACGTTGTTGTTGGCGCATCATCGAACGAGCCTATTGAGATTTCGCAACAACGTGACCTCATGGCTTTGAGGATGTGGGCTTCAAGTTGCTTGGTTGAGGACAAAACCGGTTCTGAGCCATCATATAGAGATTTCTTGACTTCATTAAAGACAAAGGTTCAATAA
- a CDS encoding Ymc2 carrier protein (mitochondrial), translating to MSDSTEIYESVPIDNSLSRKIKDIAAGFVGGATQVLIGQPADLVKIRLQTTSATSSSQVIKDVIKNEGLLAFYKGTLPPLFGVGVCVSLQFYGFHEAKRQILQYTGKSQLNLWPETYIAGAVAGVVNSPVTAPVEQLRILSQSSGESISLTSTVRKIFAERGIRGIYRGFDITLIREFQAYGVWFLTYEALIKKIVELHHYKSRDQIGTPELLASGALAGNALWLSSYPLDVIKSNVQSDGWGANSKFDGSSLKAARYIYTHHGFTGFWRGIVPCLLRAVPCSAGTFASVELALRLMG from the coding sequence ATGTCTGACTCAACTGAAATTTACGAAAGTGTACCAATCGACAACAGTCTATCTAGAAAGATTAAAGACATAGCGGCAGGgtttgttggtggtgcCACCCAAGTCCTTATCGGCCAGCCAGCAGATTTGGTCAAAATTCGACTTCAAACCACTTCAGCAACGTCTTCTTCACAGGTCATCAAAGATGTTATTAAAAATGAAGGGCTACTTGCCTTCTACAAGGGTACCTTGCCACCACTCTTTGGAGTAGGTGTATGTGTGTCACTTCAATTTTACGGTTTTCATGAGGCAAAGAGGCAAATATTGCAATACACCGGCAAATCGCAATTGAATCTTTGGCCTGAGACTTATATCGCTGGTGCTGTGGCTGGTGTGGTAAATTCTCCCGTGACCGCTCCAGTAGAGCAATTAAGGATCCTCAGTCAATCATCAGGAGAACTGATTTCACTTACGTCCACAGTGAGAAAGATTTTTGCCGAAAGAGGTATACGGGGCATATACCGTGGTTTTGATATCACATTGATTAGAGAATTTCAAGCGTATGGTGTGTGGTTCTTGACCTACGAGGCGcttataaaaaaaattgttgagttgcATCATTACAAAAGCAGGGACCAAATTGGCACACCAGAATTGCTAGCAAGTGGTGCGCTTGCAGGTAATGCATTATGGCTAAGCTCGTACCCATTGGATGTAATAAAGTCCAACGTTCAAAGTGACGGATGGGGAGCTAATAGTAAATTTGATGGAAGTTCGCTCAAGGCAGCCAGATACATTTACACCCATCATGGATTTACCGGATTTTGGAGAGGAATTGTTCCTTGCTTACTAAGGGCTGTCCCATGTAGTGCAGGCACTTTTGCAAGTGTTGAGTTAGCACTTAGACTAATGGGGTAA
- a CDS encoding membrane transporter has product MSSSESFVPPDQHDPTDIDPLLPNESSTKQNRTPQIPDNGQALMDLEQAANDVYEAILENDEEYDEDEHNEDVVWLREQRLLNKSIHWLKRPSVLMVSTITFLFAFSISSAEATRQVITLKLACNSLGAEKCNKDSAQVLMSNLQLGYTITGAIIMLISSGKIAPLSDLYGRRPFLIIVILCFLVGKSLKFFFMYNYTTLQFYSMITSEAISNSGGGLMSLIALCNCYISDVAEPHQRIYALGIGFAAMFVGLSIGPLVGNFIIALATKMSPKADIRKQEFIPLKFEIAILIINLLMTIFVLPESRSEKARKKSRTLSRSSSEVNLRMMEQSPWYERLTSHFNFLKPLKLLVIPDELVKQSNRHKARRDRFTILVLAFIECVMSTMAMSFGEIFILYGIYNYDWAQNSVGHLLAISCSSKAIVLILLSPIINHKILQHGLKFKVFKTQLDMVDFSMCLIGLVCETIGFYGYSVSPTTSVFFIFTVFCGFGTLISPAINSSIIKFYPESKIGELFGALALIKNIFALVTPVLYLSVYKYSVSTLHRPGLVFVIAGSVLLVCTVLLITIKRINPLDKEPVLSRSNSFSGLSQEVSTSFSELHRKNSSLHKQRSGSFEGITR; this is encoded by the coding sequence ATGTCATCACTGGAATCTTTTGTACCACCAGACCAGCATGATCCCACAGATATCGATCCGCTTTTACCAAATGAGTCGCTGACTAAACAAAACAGAACACCGCAGATACCAGACAATGGACAAGCATTGATGGACTTAGAACAAGCAGCAAACGATGTTTATGAAGCCATATTGGAGAACGACGAAGAGtacgatgaagatgagcATAATGAGGATGTTGTATGGTTGAGAGAGCAACGGCTATTGAACAAAAGCATTCACTGGTTGAAACGTCCAAGTGTGTTGATGGTCTCTACAATTACTTTCCTATTTGCCTTTTCTATTTCCAGTGCTGAGGCTACAAGGCAAGTCATTACATTGAAGCTTGCATGTAACAGTCTTGGTGCAGAAAAATGCAATAAAGATTCGGCCCAAGTGTTGATGTCTAATTTGCAATTGGGCTATACGATAACGGGTGCTATCATTATGTTGATATCGTCTGGTAAAATAGCACCCTTGAGTGATCTCTACGGAAGACGCCCATTTCTTATAATTGTGattctttgtttcttggtTGGAAAATCACTCAAGTTTTTCTTCATGTACAACTACACCACGTTGCAGTTTTACTCAATGATTACAAGTGAGGCTATTAGTAACCTGGGCGGTGGGCTTATGTCATTAATAGCGTTGTGCAATTGTTATATATCCGACGTTGCTGAACCACATCAGAGAATATATGCACTAGGCATCGGCTTCGCTGCAATGTTTGTTGGATTGAGTATTGGTCCCTTGGTGGGAAACTTTATCATTGCATTGGCGACAAAAATGTCTCCCAAAGCTGACATAAGAAAACAGGAATTCATCCCGTTGAAGTTTGAAATCGCAATTCTTATTATAAATCTTTTAATGaccatttttgttttacCTGAGTCGAGATCGGAGAAGGCAAGAAAGAAGTCCAGAACACTTTCACGCTCTCTGAGTGAGGTCAATCTTCGAATGATGGAACAATCACCATGGTATGAACGATTAACCAGTCatttcaactttttaaAACCACTCAAATTGCTTGTCATCCCTGATGAGTTAgtaaaacaatcaaatagACATAAGGCCAGACGTGACAGGTTCACAATTCTTGTTTTGGCATTTATCGAGTGTGTCATGAGTACCATGGCTATGTCCTTTGGCGAGATCTTCATCTTGTATGGGATTTACAACTATGATTGGGCACAAAACAGCGTTGGCCACCTACTTGCCATCAGCTGCTCAAGCAAAGCcattgttttaattttattGTCGCCAATAATTAACCACAAGATCCTTCAACATGGACTTAAGTTCAAAGTATTCAAAACACAGCTTGATATGGTAGACTTTTCAATGTGTTTGATTGGCTTAGTTTGTGAGACAATAGGTTTCTATGGTTATAGCGTTTCCCCCACGACTTCGgttttcttcatttttaCAGTATTTTGTGGCTTTGGTACCTTAATCAGCCCAGCCATCAACTCATCGATTATCAAGTTCTATCCGGAGTCGAAAATAGGAGAACTATTTGGTGCATTGgcattgatcaaaaacatATTTGCTTTGGTAACCCCCGTGCTTTACTTATCAGTGTACAAGTACTCTGTGAGTACTTTACATCGCCCCGGACTCGTTTTTGTAATCGCCGGTTCCGTTTTGCTTGTTTGTACGGTCTTGTTGATCACTATCAAGAGAATTAATCCATTAGACAAAGAACCCGTCTTGTCGAGAAGCAACTCGTTTTCTGGGTTGCTGCAAGAAGTATCTACAAGCTTTTCAGAGTTGCACAGAAAGAATAGCTCCCTTCATAAGCAACGCTCTGGGTCGTTTGAAGGAATTACTCGTTAA